A stretch of Clostridium formicaceticum DNA encodes these proteins:
- a CDS encoding zinc-binding alcohol dehydrogenase family protein, which yields MKAAKVISPRNLEICDVPVPKITNENEVLIRVKAAGICGSDIHIYHGTSPVATYPRVIGHEVVGEVVEVGTKVTKVCVEDHVIMDPVVGCGECYPCSIGRPNVCSYLKVRGVHVDGGYQEYIVLPESGVHKISKELSWEEAILIEPFTIAAQIASRGEITKRDTVFIMGAGPAGLCAAQVIKRIGAKCIISDLVDARLELAQKMGVDMTINPSKQDVDKVIMDETNGLGVPVIIDAVCIPQTFEQAVKLAASAGRVILLGFTDTPSQIAQLEITKKELDVKGSRLHSNKFPEVIEWFNKKEIDPKILISNVYNFSDIMKAIEQVENNPIETYKVILKFD from the coding sequence ATGAAAGCAGCTAAAGTAATTTCGCCAAGAAACTTAGAAATATGTGATGTGCCCGTTCCTAAAATTACAAATGAAAATGAAGTTTTAATAAGAGTTAAGGCTGCTGGAATATGTGGCTCAGACATTCATATTTATCACGGAACCTCTCCGGTAGCAACCTATCCAAGGGTTATAGGGCATGAGGTTGTAGGGGAAGTGGTAGAAGTTGGAACAAAAGTAACAAAAGTCTGTGTAGAGGATCATGTTATTATGGATCCTGTAGTTGGATGTGGAGAGTGTTACCCATGCTCTATTGGAAGACCAAATGTATGCTCTTACCTGAAGGTACGAGGTGTCCATGTAGATGGAGGATACCAGGAATATATTGTATTACCTGAAAGTGGCGTTCATAAGATTTCAAAGGAGTTGAGTTGGGAAGAGGCTATTCTTATTGAGCCTTTTACGATTGCAGCTCAAATTGCTTCCCGTGGAGAAATCACTAAAAGAGATACTGTGTTTATCATGGGAGCAGGTCCTGCTGGACTTTGTGCAGCACAGGTTATAAAAAGAATAGGTGCAAAATGTATTATTTCGGATTTGGTTGATGCTAGGCTTGAACTGGCGCAAAAAATGGGCGTAGATATGACAATTAATCCGTCTAAACAAGATGTGGATAAAGTTATCATGGATGAAACCAATGGCTTAGGGGTACCTGTTATTATCGATGCTGTATGTATTCCACAAACCTTTGAACAAGCAGTAAAACTTGCAGCCTCAGCTGGAAGAGTCATTCTTCTAGGCTTTACAGACACACCGTCTCAAATAGCTCAACTAGAAATAACAAAAAAGGAATTAGATGTAAAGGGGTCGAGACTTCACAGTAATAAGTTTCCAGAAGTAATTGAGTGGTTCAATAAAAAAGAAATCGATCCTAAAATACTTATATCCAATGTCTATAATTTCTCAGACATTATGAAGGCGATTGAGCAAGTAGAGAATAATCCTATTGAGACCTACAAAGTTATTTTGAAATTTGATTAA
- the kduI gene encoding 5-dehydro-4-deoxy-D-glucuronate isomerase codes for MLEVRYASSNKDAKGYDTQRLREEFHIGGLFQRDEIKLVYSHIDRIIAGSVAPVEKELKLEAGKEIGAEYFLERRELGIINIGEKGIVILDGEEFELDKRDGLYVGMGIKDVVFKSVDKENPAKFYINSAPAHTSYPTVKINIKDANPVNLGSEKELNKRTIYQYVHPNVCKSCQLLMGMTLLEEGSVWNTMPAHTHDRRMEVYFYFDMDEDAMVFHMMGEPKETRHIIMRNEEAVISPSWSIHSGVGTKKYTFIWGMVGENQTFTDMDHIDNKDLL; via the coding sequence ATGTTAGAAGTAAGATATGCTTCAAGTAATAAAGACGCTAAGGGTTATGATACACAAAGACTGAGAGAAGAGTTTCATATTGGAGGTCTTTTTCAAAGGGATGAAATAAAACTGGTTTATTCTCATATTGATAGAATTATTGCTGGTTCTGTAGCTCCTGTGGAAAAAGAACTAAAGCTAGAGGCAGGAAAAGAAATTGGTGCAGAATATTTCTTAGAAAGAAGAGAATTAGGGATTATTAATATAGGTGAAAAAGGGATTGTCATCCTTGATGGAGAAGAATTTGAACTTGACAAAAGAGATGGACTTTATGTAGGGATGGGCATCAAAGATGTGGTGTTTAAGTCAGTGGATAAAGAAAATCCTGCTAAATTTTACATAAACTCAGCACCAGCCCATACTTCTTATCCAACAGTGAAAATTAATATTAAAGATGCTAATCCAGTAAATTTGGGTTCTGAAAAAGAGTTGAATAAAAGAACGATTTATCAATATGTACACCCAAATGTATGTAAATCCTGTCAATTGTTAATGGGAATGACTTTGTTAGAGGAAGGGTCTGTATGGAATACAATGCCTGCCCACACCCATGACAGAAGAATGGAAGTATACTTTTATTTTGATATGGATGAAGACGCAATGGTTTTCCACATGATGGGAGAACCTAAAGAGACAAGACATATTATTATGAGAAATGAAGAAGCGGTGATTTCTCCATCATGGTCTATTCATTCAGGGGTAGGAACGAAAAAATATACCTTTATTTGGGGAATGGTTGGGGAAAATCAAACATTTACTGATATGGATCACATTGATAACAAAGATTTGTTATAA
- a CDS encoding glycoside hydrolase family 28 protein — translation MKFEIISITARTITIEIVNKECVFSKNEFEIYINGDLKTLSNRNVTTLLGLEPNKEYEIYLKDTKTLENSNIKLFKTLNEYVTLNVRDFGASGTGDQYDTAALQAAIMVCPSNGRVVVPEGIYLTAPLFLKSNITLEIQRGAVLLGSDIREDYPILPGLTKTTDERDEFYLGSWEGDPFDCFASLITGIGVNNVKIIGEGILDGNASFDNWWKDAKKKRTAWRPRTIFFKDCKDILVEGITVQNSPSWTIHPMFSENLSFINLKVINPKDSPNTDGINPESCKDVRLVGVDFSVGDDCIAIKSGKLYMGKRLKTSSENIVIRNCHMKFGHGGIVIGSEMAGGVKNIYAIRCIFEETDRGIRIKTRRGRGEDGVINGINAENIIMKKVLTPFVINCFYFCDPDGKTEYVWSKEKLPVDERTPSVRNIYLKNIICEDCEVAAGFIYGLPERKIENIFLENIKISFLEDARPGYPAMMSFLEEQVRAGFFIGNARNVQIKNLTTENVIGESFVLSEVENLFHNQ, via the coding sequence ATGAAGTTTGAAATTATATCAATCACAGCACGGACAATTACCATAGAAATAGTAAATAAAGAATGCGTTTTTTCAAAAAATGAATTTGAAATTTATATCAATGGAGACTTAAAAACCTTATCCAATAGAAATGTTACAACGTTATTGGGATTAGAACCCAATAAAGAGTATGAAATTTATTTGAAGGATACTAAAACCCTTGAAAATAGTAATATTAAGCTTTTCAAAACCTTAAATGAATATGTAACCTTAAATGTAAGAGATTTTGGTGCATCGGGGACAGGGGACCAGTACGATACTGCTGCATTGCAGGCAGCAATTATGGTTTGTCCCTCTAATGGAAGAGTGGTGGTGCCAGAAGGAATTTATCTAACTGCACCACTTTTTTTGAAAAGCAATATTACTTTGGAAATTCAAAGAGGGGCTGTGCTTTTAGGAAGTGATATTAGAGAAGACTATCCTATCTTACCGGGACTAACAAAGACCACCGATGAGAGAGATGAGTTTTATCTAGGATCATGGGAGGGAGATCCTTTCGATTGTTTTGCCAGTTTAATTACTGGCATAGGTGTAAATAATGTAAAAATTATCGGGGAAGGTATTCTTGATGGCAATGCATCCTTTGATAATTGGTGGAAGGATGCTAAAAAGAAAAGAACCGCCTGGAGGCCTCGAACAATATTTTTCAAGGATTGCAAAGATATTTTAGTAGAGGGGATCACTGTTCAAAATTCTCCTTCATGGACGATTCACCCAATGTTCTCGGAAAACTTAAGTTTTATTAACTTAAAGGTCATCAACCCTAAAGACTCTCCAAATACAGACGGCATTAACCCTGAATCTTGTAAAGATGTAAGATTAGTAGGTGTTGATTTTTCTGTAGGCGATGACTGCATTGCCATCAAGTCTGGAAAATTATATATGGGAAAAAGGTTGAAAACTTCTTCAGAAAATATCGTCATTAGAAACTGTCATATGAAGTTTGGTCATGGTGGTATTGTCATTGGCAGTGAAATGGCAGGAGGTGTAAAAAACATCTATGCCATTCGATGCATCTTTGAAGAAACCGACCGGGGTATTAGAATTAAGACCCGAAGAGGAAGAGGGGAAGACGGTGTAATAAATGGCATCAATGCAGAAAATATTATCATGAAAAAAGTATTGACACCTTTTGTTATCAATTGCTTTTATTTCTGTGATCCCGATGGGAAAACAGAATATGTATGGAGTAAAGAAAAACTTCCGGTTGATGAAAGAACACCTTCTGTAAGAAATATCTATCTGAAGAATATTATTTGCGAAGATTGTGAGGTTGCAGCAGGCTTTATTTATGGACTACCTGAAAGAAAGATAGAAAACATTTTCTTAGAAAATATAAAGATTAGTTTTTTAGAAGATGCTAGGCCAGGATATCCTGCGATGATGAGCTTTTTGGAAGAACAGGTACGGGCAGGATTTTTTATTGGCAATGCTAGGAATGTTCAGATCAAGAATTTAACAACTGAAAATGTGATAGGAGAATCTTTTGTTCTATCTGAAGTAGAAAATTTATTTCATAATCAATAG
- a CDS encoding glycoside hydrolase family 88/105 protein, whose amino-acid sequence MKIVEFIDFHINHFKKYKEKWNYEDGCVLKGALDLYHSTGEKKYLDFVQRYLTETITEDGKIAVYEMEEFNIDNINSGKVLFDFYEITKEEKYRKAIEVLYQQLENHPRTQEGSFWHKKIYPNQVWLDGLYMAMPFYAKYEKLFNASKGFGDIYQQFMTVERRIKDAETGLYYHGYDESRKERWSNPDTGLSLHFWGRAMGWFVMALVDTLEIIEADFSNAEEIKKIFVETIDALLKYQDKASSMWYQVVDQGTREGNYLETSGTLMIAYGILKGVRLGYLPENYRTFGQKAFDGTVEKYLDTENQQLKGICGVAGLGNVPYRDGSYEYYISEAITPNDYKGLGAFLMAYSETLAYNKDNDNSADVSK is encoded by the coding sequence ATGAAAATAGTAGAGTTTATTGATTTCCATATAAATCATTTTAAAAAGTATAAAGAAAAATGGAATTATGAAGATGGATGTGTTTTGAAGGGTGCTCTAGATTTATATCATAGTACAGGAGAAAAAAAATATCTAGATTTTGTTCAAAGGTATTTAACAGAGACAATCACAGAGGATGGTAAAATAGCAGTTTACGAAATGGAAGAATTTAATATCGACAATATCAATTCTGGTAAGGTGTTATTTGACTTCTACGAGATTACAAAAGAAGAGAAATATAGGAAGGCTATAGAGGTTCTTTACCAGCAATTAGAAAATCATCCAAGGACCCAAGAGGGCAGCTTCTGGCATAAAAAGATTTATCCAAATCAAGTATGGTTAGATGGTTTATATATGGCGATGCCTTTTTATGCTAAATATGAAAAGCTTTTCAACGCTTCAAAAGGTTTTGGAGATATCTATCAGCAATTTATGACTGTAGAAAGAAGAATAAAGGACGCTGAAACAGGACTTTACTACCATGGGTATGATGAGAGCAGGAAAGAAAGATGGAGTAACCCTGATACCGGTTTATCACTGCACTTTTGGGGACGCGCTATGGGATGGTTTGTGATGGCATTAGTGGACACCCTAGAAATAATTGAAGCAGATTTTTCTAATGCTGAAGAAATAAAAAAGATTTTTGTAGAAACAATAGATGCTCTTTTGAAGTACCAAGACAAGGCGTCATCTATGTGGTACCAAGTAGTTGATCAAGGCACTAGAGAAGGCAATTATTTAGAAACATCAGGAACACTTATGATTGCCTACGGTATTTTGAAGGGTGTTAGATTAGGATATCTTCCAGAAAACTACAGGACCTTTGGGCAAAAAGCATTTGATGGAACGGTAGAAAAATATCTAGATACAGAAAACCAGCAATTGAAGGGAATTTGCGGTGTAGCTGGTCTGGGAAATGTTCCTTATAGAGATGGAAGTTATGAATATTATATCAGTGAAGCAATCACGCCTAATGATTATAAGGGTTTAGGTGCTTTCTTAATGGCCTATAGCGAAACGCTGGCATACAATAAAGATAATGACAATTCTGCAGACGTTAGCAAATAG
- a CDS encoding carbohydrate ABC transporter permease, whose product MKLLKKYEGLLYILPWMIGIIVFTAFPFITSLVLSFTNYNLISSPQFVGFENYIRMFQNDDFWKALWITFRYVFVTVPLKLAFALFIAYILNFKLKGVNFFRTAYYLPSILGGSVAIAVLWRFIFADTGLINIFMGFVGLDPISWLGDPRYALFTLSLLRVWQFGSPMVIFLAALKNIPESLYEAAKIDGASKVSMFFKITLPMITPVVFFNFIMQLIQAFQEFNAPYIITGGGPLKSTYLLPLMIYDNSFKYFRMGYGSAMSWFLFIVIMIFTAIAFRSEKYWVHYSDGGDE is encoded by the coding sequence ATGAAGCTATTAAAAAAGTATGAAGGATTATTATATATATTGCCATGGATGATAGGAATTATAGTATTTACCGCGTTTCCTTTTATTACTTCACTTGTATTAAGTTTTACAAACTATAACCTTATATCTTCCCCACAATTTGTTGGGTTTGAAAATTATATAAGAATGTTTCAAAATGATGATTTTTGGAAGGCTTTATGGATTACCTTTAGGTATGTTTTTGTAACAGTACCTTTAAAATTAGCCTTTGCATTGTTTATTGCTTACATTTTGAATTTTAAGCTTAAGGGAGTAAACTTTTTTAGAACAGCTTACTATCTGCCTTCTATCCTTGGGGGAAGTGTAGCCATCGCTGTATTGTGGCGATTTATTTTTGCAGATACAGGATTGATTAATATTTTCATGGGTTTTGTGGGTTTAGATCCTATCAGTTGGTTAGGGGATCCTAGGTATGCTCTTTTTACTTTGAGCCTTTTAAGGGTGTGGCAGTTTGGATCTCCAATGGTTATCTTCTTAGCAGCATTGAAAAACATACCAGAGTCTTTATATGAGGCAGCAAAAATTGATGGAGCAAGTAAAGTAAGTATGTTTTTCAAAATCACTCTTCCGATGATAACACCTGTTGTGTTTTTTAACTTTATTATGCAGCTAATTCAAGCATTCCAGGAGTTTAATGCTCCTTATATTATCACCGGTGGAGGACCACTAAAATCTACCTATCTACTTCCGCTTATGATTTACGATAACTCTTTTAAGTATTTTAGAATGGGTTACGGAAGTGCTATGTCATGGTTCTTGTTTATCGTTATTATGATATTTACTGCAATTGCCTTCAGATCCGAAAAGTATTGGGTACACTACTCTGATGGAGGGGATGAATAA
- a CDS encoding ABC transporter substrate-binding protein yields the protein MKKISKVLAIMLVLSMFLTACAGSTGSSSNDSGDIILRFSWWGGDERHEKTLEAIALFEEQNPGIKIEPEYSGWQGHLEKITTQIVGNTAADIMQINWNWIYSFSRDGNGFYDLSTLDAIDLSNYEDFLLEQTTVDGKVNALPVGIGGKVFYYNQTTYDKAGVEIPQTFEDLFVAAPIFKEKLGNDYYPIDLDQYGAFLMVLYYLEQKTGKPFIVDNEVAYTQAELEDGYNFYMEMVDKGVTPSMQVRAGAGDVAVDQTPSWIQGKYGGTYEWDSAVNKFLAALEGDQTMVTGEFLNDIGPHQSALNKVSMTFAINKNTKYPEAAAKFLNFLVSDPEATRILGTSRGIPANKAAEEVLLEEGLLSGLNYEGNVKVQEFAGKGISPYFEADELNSFFRAVVEELGFGIIDASTAAAKTISETNRLLAELAQ from the coding sequence ATGAAAAAAATATCAAAGGTTCTAGCGATCATGCTTGTATTATCCATGTTTCTTACAGCATGTGCTGGTAGTACTGGTAGCTCAAGCAATGATTCAGGAGATATCATACTAAGATTTTCTTGGTGGGGTGGAGATGAAAGACACGAAAAAACATTAGAAGCAATAGCTTTATTTGAAGAGCAAAATCCAGGAATCAAAATTGAACCAGAGTATTCAGGTTGGCAGGGACATTTAGAGAAAATTACTACTCAAATTGTTGGAAATACTGCAGCAGATATCATGCAAATCAACTGGAACTGGATTTACTCCTTCTCTAGAGATGGAAACGGTTTCTATGATCTAAGCACTTTAGATGCCATTGATCTTAGCAATTATGAAGACTTTTTATTAGAACAAACAACAGTAGATGGTAAAGTAAATGCACTTCCTGTAGGAATTGGAGGAAAAGTATTCTACTACAACCAAACCACTTACGATAAAGCAGGTGTTGAGATTCCTCAAACCTTTGAAGATTTATTTGTAGCAGCACCGATATTTAAAGAAAAACTTGGTAACGATTACTATCCAATCGATTTAGATCAATATGGTGCCTTCTTAATGGTACTTTACTATCTAGAACAAAAAACAGGAAAACCTTTCATTGTTGACAATGAAGTTGCTTATACACAAGCAGAGTTAGAAGATGGCTATAACTTCTATATGGAAATGGTTGACAAGGGTGTAACACCTTCAATGCAAGTAAGAGCAGGGGCTGGTGATGTTGCTGTAGACCAAACACCTAGCTGGATTCAAGGTAAATACGGTGGAACTTATGAGTGGGATAGTGCAGTAAATAAATTCTTAGCAGCACTAGAAGGAGATCAAACGATGGTTACTGGTGAGTTTTTAAATGATATTGGACCTCACCAATCTGCTTTAAATAAGGTTTCAATGACTTTTGCTATCAATAAGAATACAAAATACCCAGAGGCAGCTGCAAAGTTCTTAAACTTCTTAGTATCAGATCCAGAAGCAACAAGAATCCTGGGAACTTCAAGAGGTATCCCAGCCAATAAAGCAGCAGAAGAAGTACTTCTAGAAGAAGGATTACTTTCAGGTCTTAATTATGAAGGAAATGTAAAAGTACAAGAATTTGCTGGTAAAGGTATTAGCCCATACTTTGAAGCAGATGAGCTTAACAGTTTCTTTAGAGCTGTTGTAGAAGAATTAGGATTTGGAATCATTGATGCATCAACAGCAGCAGCGAAAACCATTAGTGAAACAAATAGATTATTAGCAGAATTAGCACAATAG
- a CDS encoding FadR/GntR family transcriptional regulator has translation MSTISDEIYTNIKNQIIEGKLKPGDKLPTENEMCRIWSTSRVSVREAMERLVALGILKKVQGGGTYVNEPDSSIFLDPLLPFVIFREEKIVDILKFRSIIEIGSAKLCAKNRDEENLKNLRKYLDSMEENTDSKSKFVEADLEFHMEIARGSKNPINVKINEMLRHVMRKHQITLNNILGVSTSIKEHKSIYIAIEEQNSELAEHFIEKHILRAIDDIGRLDC, from the coding sequence TTGAGTACTATAAGTGATGAAATCTATACAAATATAAAAAACCAAATCATAGAGGGAAAATTAAAACCAGGTGATAAACTTCCTACTGAAAATGAAATGTGTAGGATATGGAGTACCAGTAGAGTATCGGTAAGAGAGGCAATGGAAAGGTTAGTAGCTTTAGGTATTCTGAAAAAGGTACAAGGAGGGGGAACCTATGTAAATGAACCTGATTCATCTATTTTTCTGGATCCTCTTTTACCTTTTGTGATATTTCGAGAAGAAAAGATTGTAGATATTCTTAAATTTAGAAGTATCATCGAAATTGGTAGTGCTAAACTTTGCGCTAAAAATAGAGATGAAGAAAATTTGAAGAATTTAAGAAAATATCTTGATAGCATGGAGGAAAATACAGATTCTAAGAGTAAGTTTGTTGAAGCTGATCTGGAATTTCATATGGAAATTGCACGAGGTAGTAAGAATCCTATTAATGTAAAAATTAATGAGATGTTGCGTCATGTTATGAGGAAACATCAGATAACTTTGAACAATATCTTAGGTGTATCCACCAGTATTAAGGAACATAAAAGTATTTATATAGCAATTGAGGAACAAAATAGTGAGCTTGCTGAACATTTTATCGAAAAACATATTTTAAGAGCAATTGATGATATAGGAAGGCTGGACTGCTAA